In one window of Pelorhabdus rhamnosifermentans DNA:
- a CDS encoding amidohydrolase has translation MSRILIKQAEVLDSQGLICPADIAIDQGKIVGIGNYEFWSANKVIDGKDKLAIPGFINTHTHAAMTLFRSYADDMLLMDWLENKIWPAEDKLTPADVYWGTMLAIVEMIQSGTTTFSDMYFHMDEVARAVEESGIRGVLARGMAGVAPNGEQALKDSEDFFNNWNHKASGRITVMLGPHAPYTCPPAYLKKVVALADKLNAPIHIHLSETQGEVADCLKEYGLSPIALMEQVGILDHPVLAAHCVHVSDADIALMKAHSVKVAHNPGSNMKLASGIAPVPKLLEQGIVVGLGTDGTASNNNLDMIEEMRLAALLHKTSSLDPLVIPAKQAVNMATEQGAKCLGLEKVIGTLKEGYEADVVLLDMHKPNWYPRHDRLSLLTYAASAGDVDTVIVQGKILMYKRQMTHLDVERILFENQVRGLRLVQNSEKNS, from the coding sequence ATGTCTAGAATTTTAATTAAACAAGCGGAAGTTTTGGATAGTCAGGGCCTGATTTGTCCGGCTGATATCGCCATTGATCAGGGTAAGATTGTTGGGATCGGTAATTATGAATTTTGGTCGGCAAATAAAGTGATTGATGGCAAAGATAAACTAGCCATACCTGGTTTTATTAATACACATACTCATGCAGCTATGACGCTATTTCGCAGCTATGCCGACGATATGTTACTTATGGATTGGCTGGAAAATAAAATTTGGCCGGCTGAAGACAAGCTTACACCAGCTGATGTGTATTGGGGAACCATGCTGGCTATTGTTGAAATGATTCAGTCTGGTACAACAACTTTTTCTGATATGTATTTCCATATGGATGAGGTGGCTCGTGCTGTTGAAGAAAGCGGCATTCGCGGCGTCCTTGCTCGTGGTATGGCAGGCGTGGCGCCCAATGGTGAGCAAGCTTTAAAAGATAGTGAGGACTTTTTTAACAATTGGAATCACAAGGCTAGTGGCCGTATTACTGTGATGCTTGGGCCTCATGCTCCTTATACCTGTCCGCCTGCTTATTTGAAAAAAGTTGTTGCTCTGGCTGATAAGCTGAATGCTCCCATTCATATTCATTTATCTGAAACACAAGGGGAAGTAGCAGATTGTCTGAAAGAGTATGGTCTTTCTCCTATTGCCTTAATGGAACAAGTGGGGATTCTCGATCATCCAGTGCTTGCGGCGCACTGTGTTCATGTGTCTGACGCTGATATTGCCTTAATGAAGGCTCATTCCGTTAAAGTTGCTCACAATCCTGGTAGCAATATGAAGCTCGCCAGCGGCATTGCTCCCGTACCCAAACTGCTTGAACAAGGTATTGTTGTGGGACTGGGTACAGATGGTACGGCAAGTAATAATAATTTGGATATGATTGAGGAAATGCGTCTAGCCGCCCTGCTTCATAAAACAAGTAGTCTCGATCCCTTAGTCATTCCAGCCAAACAGGCCGTGAATATGGCGACGGAACAAGGAGCTAAATGTTTGGGACTGGAAAAGGTCATTGGCACGCTTAAAGAAGGCTATGAGGCGGATGTAGTTCTCCTGGATATGCATAAACCAAACTGGTATCCGCGTCATGACCGTTTGTCCCTATTAACCTATGCAGCTTCAGCGGGGGATGTAGACACAGTCATTGTACAAGGAAAAATTTTGATGTACAAACGCCAGATGACGCATTTAGATGTGGAAAGAATTCTGTTTGAAAATCAAGTAAGAGGGTTACGACTTGTACAAAATTCAGAAAAAAATTCTTGA
- a CDS encoding ASCH domain-containing protein — protein sequence MRALNFYSSHYHSQLVSRRKSCTIRNGDKSAKYREGDIVWITVGKRFSQRKKLYSAVIDRVDVKPLNELSAEDLQGESQSITNVDEMITFLRSMYDKDIMPSDMVSVVYFSEVVE from the coding sequence ATGCGTGCTTTAAACTTTTATTCATCCCATTATCATTCCCAATTGGTGTCAAGACGTAAAAGCTGTACCATCCGCAATGGTGATAAAAGTGCGAAATACCGTGAGGGAGATATTGTGTGGATTACAGTTGGCAAACGTTTTTCACAACGCAAAAAACTCTATTCAGCTGTTATTGATCGAGTAGATGTAAAACCTCTTAATGAACTTTCAGCAGAAGATTTGCAAGGCGAAAGTCAGAGCATTACAAATGTTGATGAAATGATTACGTTTTTACGATCCATGTATGACAAAGATATTATGCCTTCAGATATGGTTAGTGTCGTTTATTTTTCTGAGGTTGTTGAATAA
- a CDS encoding 4Fe-4S dicluster domain-containing protein: MPKPVFHEERCKGCELCTVVCPKKIIALSDRMNSIGYRISSCIDESKCIGCMICAKACPDMVIEIHK, encoded by the coding sequence ATGCCAAAACCGGTTTTTCACGAAGAAAGGTGTAAGGGCTGTGAATTATGTACGGTTGTCTGTCCTAAAAAAATTATTGCTTTATCTGATCGAATGAACAGCATAGGTTATCGTATATCCAGTTGCATTGATGAATCGAAATGTATTGGGTGTATGATATGCGCTAAAGCTTGTCCGGATATGGTGATTGAAATTCACAAATAA
- a CDS encoding 3-methyl-2-oxobutanoate dehydrogenase subunit VorB, which yields MAEKVLMKGNEAIGEAAVVAGCRHYFGYPITPQTELTEYMSRRMPQVDGTFLQAESEIAAINMVYGASGAGARVMTSSSSPGISLKMEGISYAAGAQLPCVIVNMMRGGPGLGSIQPSQSDYFQATKGGGHGDYRLIVLAPNSVQELVDMTILAFDLADEYRNPVMILGDGALGQMMEPIVFPVIDKKPIEKPWAAVGMKKRKTPNIINSLFLKPEKLEEHNQVLQANYKKITAEQVRFEKVLTDDADLILVAYGITSRIARTAIDIVRSEGYKVGLFRPISLWPFPSAPLQELGQSAKAFLTLELSAGQLVEDVKLAVNGVRPVHFYGRTGGMIMSPKEVAEQIKKVLSFEGGK from the coding sequence TTGGCTGAAAAGGTTTTAATGAAGGGAAATGAAGCAATCGGTGAGGCCGCTGTTGTTGCTGGTTGTCGCCATTATTTCGGTTATCCTATTACTCCACAAACAGAACTTACTGAATATATGTCACGACGGATGCCTCAGGTAGACGGAACTTTTTTGCAAGCCGAAAGTGAAATTGCTGCTATCAATATGGTTTACGGTGCGTCAGGGGCTGGAGCACGGGTGATGACTTCATCATCTAGTCCTGGGATTAGTCTTAAAATGGAGGGTATTTCCTATGCAGCTGGTGCGCAGCTACCTTGCGTAATCGTTAATATGATGCGTGGTGGCCCTGGTCTAGGTAGCATTCAGCCATCTCAAAGCGATTATTTTCAAGCTACCAAAGGTGGTGGTCATGGTGACTATCGACTCATTGTTTTAGCCCCAAATTCTGTCCAAGAATTAGTCGATATGACAATTTTGGCCTTTGATTTAGCTGATGAATATCGTAATCCCGTTATGATTCTTGGTGACGGTGCCTTAGGACAAATGATGGAACCTATTGTATTTCCTGTGATTGATAAAAAGCCCATTGAGAAACCTTGGGCAGCTGTGGGTATGAAGAAAAGGAAAACTCCCAATATTATTAATTCACTGTTCTTAAAACCGGAAAAACTCGAAGAACACAACCAGGTTCTTCAGGCTAATTATAAAAAAATTACAGCGGAACAAGTGCGCTTCGAAAAAGTTTTGACGGATGATGCCGATTTGATTCTTGTTGCGTATGGCATTACATCACGTATTGCGCGAACTGCTATTGATATTGTGCGAAGTGAAGGCTATAAAGTCGGTCTTTTTCGTCCTATTTCATTGTGGCCATTTCCAAGTGCCCCTCTTCAAGAACTAGGCCAATCAGCGAAAGCTTTTTTAACACTGGAGCTTAGTGCCGGACAACTAGTTGAAGATGTCAAGCTAGCTGTGAATGGTGTTCGGCCCGTTCATTTTTATGGTCGGACAGGTGGCATGATTATGTCGCCAAAAGAAGTGGCTGAACAAATTAAGAAGGTTTTGAGCTTTGAAGGAGGGAAATAA
- a CDS encoding thiamine pyrophosphate-dependent enzyme, which translates to MTVVFKRPESLLDVPFHYCPGCHHGIIHRLVAEIIDELGVRENTIGVAPVGCSVLAYDYFNVDMLEAAHGRAPAVATGVKRVHPDSVVFTYQGDGDLAAIGCAEIIHAAARGENFTTIFVNNAIYGMTGGQMAPTTLIDQVTTTSPYGRSLQNTGHPIHVCELLSTIESAVYVARVAVNNPANMTKAKAAIKTAFQHQLNGDGFAIVEVLSTCPTNWGMAPLKANKWLEDNMMKVFPLGVYKSLEVKKDVK; encoded by the coding sequence ATGACTGTCGTTTTTAAACGTCCTGAATCTTTGTTAGATGTTCCTTTTCATTATTGTCCAGGGTGTCATCACGGGATTATTCATCGCTTAGTCGCCGAAATCATTGATGAATTAGGTGTACGTGAAAATACGATCGGTGTGGCCCCTGTGGGGTGTTCCGTCCTCGCTTATGACTATTTTAATGTAGATATGCTTGAAGCGGCTCATGGACGTGCACCTGCTGTGGCAACCGGCGTAAAACGGGTTCATCCTGATTCCGTTGTCTTTACTTATCAAGGTGATGGTGATTTGGCGGCAATTGGTTGTGCTGAAATTATTCATGCTGCTGCACGGGGTGAAAATTTTACCACCATCTTTGTAAATAATGCCATTTACGGCATGACAGGCGGGCAAATGGCTCCGACAACACTAATTGATCAGGTTACGACGACATCACCTTATGGACGTTCCCTACAAAATACAGGCCATCCGATCCATGTTTGTGAACTGTTATCGACAATCGAAAGTGCAGTTTATGTTGCCCGTGTGGCTGTGAATAATCCAGCGAATATGACGAAAGCCAAAGCAGCCATTAAAACAGCGTTTCAACATCAATTAAATGGTGATGGGTTCGCTATTGTGGAAGTGTTATCAACGTGTCCAACCAATTGGGGTATGGCGCCGCTCAAAGCAAATAAATGGTTAGAAGACAATATGATGAAGGTTTTCCCGCTTGGTGTCTATAAGTCATTGGAGGTGAAAAAGGATGTCAAATGA
- a CDS encoding 2-oxoacid:acceptor oxidoreductase family protein translates to MSNDIVLAGFGGQGILLMGQLLAYAGMIENRHVSWIPSYGPEMRGGTANCSVIIADEPVGSPIVTEPNLVVAMNLPSLDKFEPALQSGGILIINSSLIQKEATRSDISVYKVPANELAQELGNLKVANMIVLGAIVAASEAVKDESALQAFAKLFAKKPQLVEINKLALQKGAEYIKNQKK, encoded by the coding sequence ATGTCAAATGATATTGTTTTAGCTGGCTTTGGTGGACAGGGCATTTTGTTAATGGGCCAACTTCTTGCTTATGCAGGAATGATTGAGAATCGGCATGTTTCCTGGATTCCATCCTATGGACCCGAAATGCGCGGTGGTACAGCAAATTGTTCTGTCATTATTGCTGATGAACCGGTAGGATCACCTATTGTTACAGAGCCTAATCTTGTTGTTGCCATGAATTTGCCTTCACTAGATAAATTTGAGCCTGCTCTTCAGTCCGGTGGGATTTTAATTATTAACAGTTCTCTTATTCAAAAGGAAGCCACGCGAAGTGATATTTCGGTATATAAGGTTCCAGCCAATGAACTGGCGCAAGAACTCGGTAATTTGAAAGTAGCAAATATGATTGTATTAGGTGCTATTGTTGCAGCATCTGAGGCGGTCAAAGACGAATCAGCGTTACAAGCCTTTGCCAAGCTGTTCGCCAAAAAGCCACAACTTGTGGAAATTAATAAATTAGCCCTCCAAAAGGGCGCTGAGTATATTAAAAATCAAAAAAAATAG